The proteins below come from a single Plutella xylostella chromosome 2, ilPluXylo3.1, whole genome shotgun sequence genomic window:
- the LOC105389919 gene encoding uncharacterized protein LOC105389919: MGLKALFFIIAAAHSASAAELLRSKRQAPGSIFTVGNGEQCLGSDRSTGGVCLSRNQCNTQGGKAIGFCGVFATCCSLNACDVRTNTKVAVFINPPLSREDSGLECSYNVEINNNNVCQLRIDFETFNLAPPTTVEPVENVTQRPGYTCRNDVFQVSNLQANSDLLPALCGDNNGQHLYVRVNASINSRSIRINFKIADRSTQPNLPQATWKIKVTQLECFNTLGKYRDGILEAITSNLPSTPYTSSADRDEYLIAPPGCLQYYPDRNGAFESFNYNRGAGPYIANLAYATCFKRTPDVCGVKLTSASFEMAYRSEENLYLDTDCQINPVTQGTPQSEDYLFIPESETADGLRGSKFCGSSGLNQIIASTPPGPLYVHFHSDNLVTDDVPESGYRFNYNVLNNCYVKSIYKK; encoded by the exons ATGGGGCTAAAAgcgttattttttataatagccGCGGCGCACAGCGCGTCTGCTGCTGAACTTTTACGAT CAAAACGACAAGCCCCTGGCAGTATATTTACAGTGGGTAATGGAGAGCAGTGTTTGGGCTCGGACAGGTCGACCGGCGGTGTCTGTCTGTCGAGAAACCAGTGCAACACTCAGGGAGGAAAAGCTATTGGCTTTTGCGGCGTCTTCGCTACTTGTTGTtcat TAAACGCATGCGACGTCCGTACAAACACTAAGGTGGCTGTCTTCATCAATCCGCCACTAAGCCGGGAAGATTCCGGCTTAGAATGCTCATACAACGTCGAAATCAACAACAACAACGTCTGCCAACTGAGAATCGACTTCGAGACCTTCAACCTAGCGCCACCTACAACT GTGGAACCAGTGGAGAATGTGACCCAGAGACCAGGGTATACCTGCAGAAATGACGTGTTCCAAGTGTCCAACCTGCAGGCCAACTCAGACCTACTGCCGGCACTGTGTGGAGACAACAATGGACAGCATT TATACGTCCGGGTGAACGCATCCATCAACAGCCGGTCCATCCGGATCAACTTCAAGATCGCGGACCGCAGCACGCAGCCCAACCTGCCGCAAGCCACGTGGAAGATCAAGGTCACCCAGCTGGAGTGCTTCAATACTTTGGG TAAATACAGAGACGGTATCCTGGAAGCCATCACCTCGAACCTGCCGTCAACCCCCTACACCTCGTCCGCTGACCGCGACGAATATCTTATCG CGCCCCCCGGCTGCCTGCAGTACTACCCGGACAGGAACGGCGCGTTCGAATCGTTCAACTACAACCGCGGCGCCGGCCCCTACATCGCCAACCTGGCTTATGCCACGTGCTTCAAACGCACCCCCGACGTTTGTGGGGTTAA GCTAACCTCAGCCTCATTCGAGATGGCGTACCGTTCGGAAGAGAACCTGTACCTGGACACGGACTGTCAGATCAACCCGGTGACGCAGGGCACGCCTCAGTCAGAGGACTACCTGTTCATACCGGAGTCCGAGACAGCTGACGGGTTAAGGGGGTCGAAATTCTGCGGCAGCAGCGGACTGAATCAGATTATTGCTT CCACGCCCCCCGGACCGCTCTACGTGCATTTCCACAGCGATAACTTGGTGACTGATGATGTGCCGGAGTCAGGGTATCGGTTCAACTACAATGTCCTCAACAACTGCTATGTGAAGAGTATTTATAAGAAGTAA